In Saccharomyces eubayanus strain FM1318 chromosome X, whole genome shotgun sequence, the genomic window TAATTCTATTATAATTGATACGCGCACTCACACGGACGCTACAATATGATATCAACATCCCAAGAACCATAATATATCATAACACCAACGCACACTTCAAAGAATGCTCTATTATAACAWTTTTTWTTTTACATTTTACTCCATTTTCTCACTWTTYATTGATCCTCSACACAATTTRCAACAATATTTTACACCAACTTCTACATGTAAATTTATACTTCATAACTACATCTAAACTATAAACTGCCATTCACTTATACTCCTCGCCGACATCACATCCATCKTCTACCTCACTCATCTTATGGCGCCTCCTATGATAGCTGCCGCCCCAGCTGACATGGCTTGTACGTGCGGCTGAACGCTTTTCTCGGGCAACGCRTTCCGACCTGATCATGTGACGGTCATGTGATCATAACTTARCGTTACCCGCTCCCAAAAGGCGTTGAACATCCGGCAGAAAAACAATTCTCGGCTTACAGACCGAACGGTTTGCACCTTTTTCTCGAAAACGTTCTATCGACCGCCTATCGGTTGTTAAAAGGTGAATTCTTGCGTATCAGAGataaatattctttataaaaatatcttaTCTATGATCTTGTTTTGATGTTTCCGGTTGGTTTTGTCTTATCGTACCATGCCGTAGTAAGGGGGACAGCCATGGAAACTTCTGGGATCTGTatgacaaagaaaaagaaaaagtaaggTCGTTGACCGATTACAAGCGGCTTGATCTTATAACATGTCGATATATAAGAAATAACATAAGCCcagaacaaaaatggaaacYGAATCCACYGARTGGAAGTCAACAGCAAATTTGCATGATGGCCCTGCTTTTTYCAGACCACTTGCTGATTCCATTGAGCCGTTACARTTTAAGCTTATTGGTTTGGACACAGTAGCGACTGCCTTCCCAGTATTCAACACCAAATATGTTCCGAATTCGCTTATTAACTATATTTTTRACTTATTTAATTCAGAAATTGAAGGCGGCAAGACTTATCCACAATTGATTAAGTTGACTAAACAGGAGTTCTTAGATTATTGGTTTCACTCTTTTGCCGTTATTGTTTTGCAAACTGATAAGAAAGTCATCGAAGAGAATCAAGACTGGAATCTCGTTCTCCTAGGTACATTCTACATCAAGCCTAATTATGCCCCGCGTTGCTCGCACAATTGTAACGCCGGTTTTCTGGTGAATAGTTCCCATAGAGGTCAAAAGATCGGCTATAGACTCGCACAGGTGTATTTGAACTGGGCCCCTTTGTTAGGGTACAARTAYTCTATTTTCAATCTTGTCTTTGTTACCAATCAGGCTAGTTGGAAAATCTGGGACAAATtgaactttgaaaaaatcggATTAATTCCTCGTGCTGGAATTCTAAAGGGTTCTGAAGAGCCTGTGGATGCTATTATTTACGGTAAAGATTTGACGAGCATAGAACCCGAATTTCTTTCCATGGAATAGTGGCAAATATCTATGTACTaccattctttctttttatattgtGCGATTCAATTGAAGCGTGTACCACAGTTTGTAGTCTCTTGAGATCGCCTCTACTCAAAACTTGGCCTTTGAAAAGTCCCGACACAACTCTATATACACCTTCCGCCGGCGTCAAATCAGCCGTTTCCCTTTTGGCCCGTAAGGGTGTCCTACGTGACTCGAATGACTGAAAACAGAAATAATCGAAAAATCAGGCTAAGAAGAGTCAGATCGCTCAAGATGGAAGAAAGATTATTATTGAACAACCACTTCATTGCGACAGACTGctcattaaaaaatatcagTGGACCTGTACACGATAAAACGTAGGCTGCACTTTACAAGCAGAAACTGCCTATCGCCGGCCAGGTCCGGCTAATGGCGCATCGTCTCATAAAGGTGTATTGTTGCTAGAAATTGGGGATSGATGCCATTGTCACAGTGAATAATCCTTCCTATTCGAAATGCTTTGTATTGAGGCGAAACGGTCGCCCAACGAACATCACGTAAAGCTTATCTTACGTGGTTTGCTTAGCGTTGTGTCAGCAAGCAAAAAGTTCTATATTCCTCCCAACAAGCCTCGGCCGGCCTCCTCATATATTAAGGACATaactttttattttttttgtaaatctGTTACCTTCGTTTACTTAAAATCGTTATTATTCTTGCCTCAAttcaacaatttcaaactAAACTATGAGCCTAGTTTTAGTCTCCGAATACCGGCTAAGTGATACAGACATTCACTTATTCTCGCATCATAGGACAGCAGTGATTTTACAGTTCTTTGATTACATAAAGTTCAATGATATGCTTGTCAATGTTTATTTAATACATATTACTGTATCCGGTTTTTCAGAACAAGCTGAGCRTGCGGTAGCTCAATTTTCACAAGACTATGGAAACATATTCCTAGTTGAGTCTCTTGAGATAGGGTCTCAGGACGTTTGAGGCGCTAAATTGAGAACCTAAAGGTTGATATGACAACGCCGCGTATTCGCACAAATCCTCGATGTCCGAGAATTTTTACATGCCACTTCTCTAACTCCACGGACCTCAACATATTCCACGGACCTAGATATGGTTCCACGGATATGCCTTTACTACCCAACTACTACAAACTCATATGTGTCTATCTCCAATAAACTCAACAGAACAATTTCTTGCACAACGCATGAACATGGCAGCCATGTGTAACATAACACCACTACTTTCCACCCCTTGACAGCTCCGTCACCGTAATAACGCATCCTCATGTCCCATAATCTTGGCATAGCTATCTTCGCTCTTCTATTTTCTTGACATACTGACAACGTTTGCGGACCTTGATCCTATAAAGCGGCTACTTCTGTTCAAATATACAGTACTTCCGCGATGCTGTRTAGGGCTTATGACGGTCGCGTACCCTTGCTAAACTTGGCATAGCGTAATTTCCATTTAACACTAGAGTAGGTTTCTTGACAAACTAAGGCAAGATAACGAGATAAGCAATACCAAGTATACGTRTCTTGATTTATACAGAATGATAAGACAGCATTTCGAGACTCTCGAGACTCTATCTTAAGARACTGCAGCATGGCAATAAGCACGCTTCACATCCTGAACTGAACGGAAGGGACTGTCTGGCCAAATRGAACAGTAACTCTCTAAAAACGTCTACAAGAAGGAACAAGTGAACTTAGCAGAGAAACTATCTACAACACACCACACCAACGCATACCCTTCTTGCTACAATGTCCGCATGGCATGGAGTGGAAAGTATGACTGTACGTTCGCCACATACTTTGCCAGCGCATCTATCAATGGCAACAAACAGTACCTTCTTACTCATAGTTTGCCTGAACTACACCTCAAGTTTATGTGCAAACGTTTCTCYTTCGATTTTCGGGGTGGTGAAGAATTTTACTGGATCTACGGTCACAGCCGTTCAGTACCACCataaaagaaatacaaGACAACCAGTTTGAGGACTATGTAACGACGCCAAGAGATAATTGCGACGAGTTCGCACGGCACGAATGTGCCAATAGGCTACCTAGAACacaccaaagaaaaagattatCTTTTCGCGATGCAAGGAGGCCACATTCTGGAGCTGTTTCTAAGTTCGGTTAGCATATCAAAAAAGTGGCCggttcaaaaaaagagcagaattttcttcaacttaAGTTGAAATTACTTAAAGAATTGTACACAAAGCGTATATAGAAAAKATCCATCtagttttgaaagagtaCAGTTGTACCCTCAGCTAAAAAAGCttaaaaaaaggcaaaaataaaagcacCAACCAAAGCGCTCAAAGCATTGGTTCTCAAGCCTGCAGCAATACCTTCAGATTGAACGATGATACCAGTGTGGGTTTGAGAAGTTGTAGCTGGAGAAATTGGAGAGCCAGACTTGGTAACTACTGTAGTGGCTTTTGGAGCCTCAGAAGTGACAGTCTTGACGGTACAGCCGTTGTCGTTACAGTGGGTGACAGTGGCAG contains:
- a CDS encoding N-acetyltransferase family protein translates to METESTEWKSTANLHDGPAFXRPLADSIEPLQFKLIGLDTVATAFPVFNTKYVPNSLINYIFBLFNSEIEGGKTYPQLIKLTKQEFLDYWFHSFAVIVLQTDKKVIEENQDWNLVLLGTFYIKPNYAPRCSHNCNAGFLVNSSHRGQKIGYRLAQVYLNWAPLLGYKYSIFNLVFVTNQASWKIWDKLNFEKIGLIPRAGILKGSEEPVDAIIYGKDLTSIEPEFLSME